One genomic window of Biomphalaria glabrata chromosome 9, xgBioGlab47.1, whole genome shotgun sequence includes the following:
- the LOC106070575 gene encoding zinc finger protein 665-like isoform X2, with protein sequence MMTDTKHDFTLDLNHVLKHVKKEKEEPDLSTKPSEEQDFKVSIIKSEKVNEGESDMYTQQSENYADTSDVNAEHQETIIKQEMEIADCSPAHKHDTEASVKVIKEEQEMTSDINELSDSIKDPVEGNYSKEKLSSTEAHQPEKKHQCLICFKIFAKPSHLKKHQSVHTGEKPFKCQTCLKEFSHSWNLKTHQVIHTGKKPFKCETCLKEFSLSVHLKKHQLTHTGEKPFQCEICHKEFSQPSNLKNHQLIHSVERPFKCQICQKGFTRSSFLKKHLAIHTGEKPFKCQICLKEFSQSWKLKNHQLVHTGEKPFKCQTCPKEFSLSEHLKKHQLSHTGEKPYQCQVCHKEFSQSSNLKTHQLIHTGEKPFKCEICQKAFTRSSFLKKHILIHSSEKPFKCQICFKGFSQSWTLKNHQLIHTGEKHFKCQVCLKEFYQSSTLKTHQLIHTGEKASKCEICQKVFLKPSHLKKHQLIHSGQKPYKCQTCLKEFSQSANLKHHLLVHTGEKKLKCQICKKKFLTPSHLKTHQAVHTGEKPFKCLVCLKEFSQSANLKTHQVVHTGEKPFKCEICLKGFSQYANLKTHQVVHTGEKRFKCQTCLKKFSLYIHLKVHQLIHTGEKPFKCHMCPKTFSQSSSLKNHQLIHTREKFKCRICQIGFLRSSFLVKHLLVHFGGKKQ encoded by the exons ATGATGACTGATACAAAGCATGACTTTACTCTTGATCTGAACCATGTCTTAAAACATGTGAAGAAGGAAAAGGAAGAACCAGATTTGTCAACAAAACCATCTGAAGAACAAGACTTCAAGGTGTCGATCATAAAAAGTGAGAAGGTAAATGAAGGTGAATCAGACATGTATACACAGCAATCAGAAAACTATGCTGACACTTCTGATGTGAATGCTGAACATCAG GAAACTATCATAAAACAAGAGATGGAAATAGCTGATTGTTCACCTGCTCACAAGCATGACACAGAAGCATCA gTAAAGGTGATAAAGGAAGAACAAGAAATGACTTCAGACATAAATGAGCTCTCTGATAGCATAAAAGATCCAGTTGAAGGAAACTATTCCAAAGAAAAGTTGTCAAGCACTGAGGCACATCAACCAGAAAAGAAACACCAATGTCTGATATGCTTTAAAATATTTGCTAAACCTTCGCATTTAAAAAAGCACCAGTctgttcatactggtgaaaaaccatttaaatgtcaaacatGCCTTAAAGAATTTTCTCATTCTTGGAATTTGAAAACTCACCAAGTGATTCATACGGGGAAGAAACCGTTTAAGTGTGAAACTTGTCTAAAAGAATTTTCCCTTTCTGTACATTTAAAGAAACACCAGCTGACTCATACTGGTGAGAAACCATTTCAATGTGAAATATGTCATAAAGAATTTTCTCAACCTTCCAATTTGAAAAATCACCAACTGATTCATAGTGTTGAAAGACCATTTAAATGCCAAATATGTCAAAAGGGGTTTACTCGGTCTTCCTTTTTGAAAAAGCACTTAGcaattcatactggtgaaaaaccttttaaatgtcaaatatgtctaaAAGAGTTTTCTCAATCTTGGAAATTGAAAAATCATCAGCTTGTTCATACTGGTGagaagccatttaaatgtcaaacatGTCCTAAAGAATTTTCTCTTtcagaacatttaaaaaaacaccagCTGTCTCATACTGGAGAAAAACCATATCAATGCCAAGTATGTCATAAAGAATTTTCTCAGTCTTCCAATTTGAAAACTCACCAGCTGATTCATACTGGGGAAAAACCATTTAAGTGCGAAATATGTCAGAAGGCATTTACTAGATCATCATTTTTGAAAAAGCACATTTTAATCCATTCGAGCGAGAAGccttttaaatgtcaaatatgttttaaaggATTTTCTCAGTCTTGGACTTTGAAAAATCACCAGCTTATTCATACCGGAGAGAAACATTTTAAGTGTCAAGTATGTCTTAAAGAATTTTATCAATCTTCAACTTTAAAAACTCATCAGCtgattcatactggtgaaaaagcATCCAAATGTGAAATATGTCAGAAAGTGTTTTTAAAACCttcgcatttaaaaaaacatcagtTGATTCATTCTGGTCAGAAACCATACAAATGTCAAACATGTCTAAAAGAATTTTCTCAGTCTGCAAATTTGAAACATCACTTGTTAGTTCatacaggggaaaaaaaattaaaatgtcaaatatgtaaGAAAAAATTTCTGACACCTTCACATTTGAAAACTCACCAAGcggttcatactggtgaaaaacctttTAAATGTCTAGTGTGTCTCAAAGAATTTTCTCAGTCAGCGAATTTGAAAACTCATCAAGtggttcatactggtgaaaaaccttttaaatgtgaaatatgtcTTAAAGGATTTTCTCAATATGCTAATTTAAAAACTCACCAAGtggttcatactggtgaaaagcGATTTAAATGTCAAACATGTCTTAAAAAATTCTCTCTTTATATTCATTTAAAAGTTCACCAGCtgattcatactggtgaaaaaccatttaaatgccACATGTGTCCTAAAACATTTTCTCAATCttcatctttaaaaaatcaCCAGTTGATTCATACTCGTGAAAAATTTAAATGTCGAATATGTCAAATTGGATTTCTTAGATCATCATTTTTGGTCAAGCATTTGTTAGTTCATTTTGGTGggaaaaaacaatga
- the LOC106070575 gene encoding zinc finger protein 665-like isoform X1 has protein sequence MMTDTKHDFTLDLNHVLKHVKKEKEEPDLSTKPSEEQDFKVSIIKSEKVNEGESDMYTQQSENYADTSDVNAEHQETIIKQEMEIADCSPAHKHDTEASVSQVKVIKEEQEMTSDINELSDSIKDPVEGNYSKEKLSSTEAHQPEKKHQCLICFKIFAKPSHLKKHQSVHTGEKPFKCQTCLKEFSHSWNLKTHQVIHTGKKPFKCETCLKEFSLSVHLKKHQLTHTGEKPFQCEICHKEFSQPSNLKNHQLIHSVERPFKCQICQKGFTRSSFLKKHLAIHTGEKPFKCQICLKEFSQSWKLKNHQLVHTGEKPFKCQTCPKEFSLSEHLKKHQLSHTGEKPYQCQVCHKEFSQSSNLKTHQLIHTGEKPFKCEICQKAFTRSSFLKKHILIHSSEKPFKCQICFKGFSQSWTLKNHQLIHTGEKHFKCQVCLKEFYQSSTLKTHQLIHTGEKASKCEICQKVFLKPSHLKKHQLIHSGQKPYKCQTCLKEFSQSANLKHHLLVHTGEKKLKCQICKKKFLTPSHLKTHQAVHTGEKPFKCLVCLKEFSQSANLKTHQVVHTGEKPFKCEICLKGFSQYANLKTHQVVHTGEKRFKCQTCLKKFSLYIHLKVHQLIHTGEKPFKCHMCPKTFSQSSSLKNHQLIHTREKFKCRICQIGFLRSSFLVKHLLVHFGGKKQ, from the exons ATGATGACTGATACAAAGCATGACTTTACTCTTGATCTGAACCATGTCTTAAAACATGTGAAGAAGGAAAAGGAAGAACCAGATTTGTCAACAAAACCATCTGAAGAACAAGACTTCAAGGTGTCGATCATAAAAAGTGAGAAGGTAAATGAAGGTGAATCAGACATGTATACACAGCAATCAGAAAACTATGCTGACACTTCTGATGTGAATGCTGAACATCAG GAAACTATCATAAAACAAGAGATGGAAATAGCTGATTGTTCACCTGCTCACAAGCATGACACAGAAGCATCAGTAAGTCAG gTAAAGGTGATAAAGGAAGAACAAGAAATGACTTCAGACATAAATGAGCTCTCTGATAGCATAAAAGATCCAGTTGAAGGAAACTATTCCAAAGAAAAGTTGTCAAGCACTGAGGCACATCAACCAGAAAAGAAACACCAATGTCTGATATGCTTTAAAATATTTGCTAAACCTTCGCATTTAAAAAAGCACCAGTctgttcatactggtgaaaaaccatttaaatgtcaaacatGCCTTAAAGAATTTTCTCATTCTTGGAATTTGAAAACTCACCAAGTGATTCATACGGGGAAGAAACCGTTTAAGTGTGAAACTTGTCTAAAAGAATTTTCCCTTTCTGTACATTTAAAGAAACACCAGCTGACTCATACTGGTGAGAAACCATTTCAATGTGAAATATGTCATAAAGAATTTTCTCAACCTTCCAATTTGAAAAATCACCAACTGATTCATAGTGTTGAAAGACCATTTAAATGCCAAATATGTCAAAAGGGGTTTACTCGGTCTTCCTTTTTGAAAAAGCACTTAGcaattcatactggtgaaaaaccttttaaatgtcaaatatgtctaaAAGAGTTTTCTCAATCTTGGAAATTGAAAAATCATCAGCTTGTTCATACTGGTGagaagccatttaaatgtcaaacatGTCCTAAAGAATTTTCTCTTtcagaacatttaaaaaaacaccagCTGTCTCATACTGGAGAAAAACCATATCAATGCCAAGTATGTCATAAAGAATTTTCTCAGTCTTCCAATTTGAAAACTCACCAGCTGATTCATACTGGGGAAAAACCATTTAAGTGCGAAATATGTCAGAAGGCATTTACTAGATCATCATTTTTGAAAAAGCACATTTTAATCCATTCGAGCGAGAAGccttttaaatgtcaaatatgttttaaaggATTTTCTCAGTCTTGGACTTTGAAAAATCACCAGCTTATTCATACCGGAGAGAAACATTTTAAGTGTCAAGTATGTCTTAAAGAATTTTATCAATCTTCAACTTTAAAAACTCATCAGCtgattcatactggtgaaaaagcATCCAAATGTGAAATATGTCAGAAAGTGTTTTTAAAACCttcgcatttaaaaaaacatcagtTGATTCATTCTGGTCAGAAACCATACAAATGTCAAACATGTCTAAAAGAATTTTCTCAGTCTGCAAATTTGAAACATCACTTGTTAGTTCatacaggggaaaaaaaattaaaatgtcaaatatgtaaGAAAAAATTTCTGACACCTTCACATTTGAAAACTCACCAAGcggttcatactggtgaaaaacctttTAAATGTCTAGTGTGTCTCAAAGAATTTTCTCAGTCAGCGAATTTGAAAACTCATCAAGtggttcatactggtgaaaaaccttttaaatgtgaaatatgtcTTAAAGGATTTTCTCAATATGCTAATTTAAAAACTCACCAAGtggttcatactggtgaaaagcGATTTAAATGTCAAACATGTCTTAAAAAATTCTCTCTTTATATTCATTTAAAAGTTCACCAGCtgattcatactggtgaaaaaccatttaaatgccACATGTGTCCTAAAACATTTTCTCAATCttcatctttaaaaaatcaCCAGTTGATTCATACTCGTGAAAAATTTAAATGTCGAATATGTCAAATTGGATTTCTTAGATCATCATTTTTGGTCAAGCATTTGTTAGTTCATTTTGGTGggaaaaaacaatga